GCTGCCGCGTCATAGAAGGCGAAGTCGATATGCGCGCCAATCATGCGCTTGAAGATTATGAGGTCGAAAAAGGCTACATCCTGTCCTGCCAGAGCTTCCCAGTGAGCGCGGTCGTCAAAGTGGATTACGACCAATAGACCTACACGAATAGGGATCGCACTTTGGCTGCGCCAAAACGTAAAAGAAGGGGGCGCTCGCGCCTCCTTTGCCTCTGGCATTCACCCCGTGAGAATATTTGAAGAAAGAAAAAGAGCCTCAGAGAGCTTTGAGGCCGCCCAGTGCAAGCTTGGCCACTTCTGCGCCATAAGCGCGACGCGCGTGTTCATCAGCGCTGGCATTCCACATATAATGCCAGTTGAGCATGCCAAACACCGACATCGTGACGCTGCGCAGCTTGGCTGGATCGCGCTCAAACACGTCAGGCGCATTTTCAGCAATCACGCCTGAGAGTTGCTTGACCATATCGCGCTGATATCCAACAAGAATTTGGCGTTGCTCTGGGGGCAGGTGATCCATCCCTGCGCTTTGAACACGGTGCGCATTGTCTGCGCCCTGATAGGCCAAAAGCACTTCGGCGCAGAGCGCATGGAGCTTTTCTGCGGGGGTCAGCCCGTCGAGGTTCACCTCGGCGAGCCTGTCGCGCAGCTCTTTGAGATGACTGTCGAGCAAGTCAAACAAGAGCGCATCCTTGCTGTCATAGTAGTGGTAGATGTTGGCCTTCGAGATGCCCGCATCCTGCGCAAGCGCTGCCATGCTTGCGCGGTCAAATCCCTCGCTGGCAAAGACCCGTGCCGCTGCTTCCAAGATGGCTTCGCGCTTGGCACCGTGGTCCTTGGCTTGTGTTCTTGCCATGTCCTCAGCCCTTGTCGCGATTGTCGATCACGCGCACGGCCTTACCTTGCGAGCGTGCCACGGAGCCAGGATCGCCTACGATGACCTCGGTGCTAACACCTACCATATCCTTGATATGTTTGGTCAACATCCGCTGCGCCGCTGTGCGGGAGAGA
This genomic window from Lentibacter algarum contains:
- a CDS encoding TetR/AcrR family transcriptional regulator encodes the protein MARTQAKDHGAKREAILEAAARVFASEGFDRASMAALAQDAGISKANIYHYYDSKDALLFDLLDSHLKELRDRLAEVNLDGLTPAEKLHALCAEVLLAYQGADNAHRVQSAGMDHLPPEQRQILVGYQRDMVKQLSGVIAENAPDVFERDPAKLRSVTMSVFGMLNWHYMWNASADEHARRAYGAEVAKLALGGLKAL